The genomic stretch CGCAGACCATACTCGACGTGGCGCAGTCGGTCATCGGCGCCAACCAGGTGCGGAAGGACAAGCGGCTCTGGACCGAGAACGAGCGCGGCCAACCCGTTACGGTGCACGAGGCGTTCAACGAAGAGGACGAAGCGCAGTTCACGATTCGCGAGGTCGAGCGCCTGGTCCGGATGGAGGGAATCCGCTACAGCGACATCGCGGTGATGTACCGGACGAACGTCCAATCCCGGCCGCTGGAGGACGCGTTCGTGCGGATGGGCGTTCCGTACAAGCTGATTGGCGGCACGCGCTTTTACGAGCGGAAGGAAGTCAAGGACGTGCTGGCCTACCTGCGCCTCGCTCTGAACCCGCTGGATACGGTCAGCCTCGTGCGCATCCTGAACGTCCCGGCGCGCGGGATCGGCGATCGAACGGCGAACGAGATCCAGCGATGGGCCGGGCGGCATGGGCGATCGATCTTCGAGACGCTCGAGGAGGTCGCGACCGGCGACGGATCGGAGCCGGGCTCGGCCGGCGCGCTCCTGCAAACTCGAGCGCGCAACGCCGTGCGGGGATTCGTGGACCTGATTCGGCTCCTCGGGCGCGCAGCCCAGGAGATGACCCCGCTCGACCTGCTCGACTTGCTGCTCGAGCGCTCCGGTTACGCGGCATCGGTTCGTGACGGAACCGATGCGGGGGAGGAGCGGTGGGCTAACATCACCGAGCTCCGCACGAAGGCGCAGGCATTCGCGGAGCTGGCGCCGCCGCTCGGGCTGGCGGCGCTCCTCGAAGAGGTCTCCCTCGTCCAGGACGTCGATTCGTACGATCCGGCCTCCGACGGCGTCACACTCATCACGCTCCACGCCGCGAAGGGGCTGGAGTTTCCGTACGTGATCATCGTCGGCATGGAAGAAGGGCTCTGCCCGCATTCGCGGTCGATGGACGATCCGACCCAGATGGAAGAGGAGCGCCGGCTCGTCTATGTGGGGATCACCCGGGCCATGCGCGGGCTCTGCCTGGTCCACGCGCACCACCGGACGCTCTACGGCAACAGCATGATCAACCAGCCGTCGCGGTTCCTGGGGGACATCCCGCTGGAGCTGACGCGCGAGGCGTTTCCCAGCGTGCGCGCTCGAGGCCTCGTACCGAATGGGCGCGTCGCTGCTGGAGCGCAATGGCGACCGGTCAATGGGTCGACCGAGCCGGCTGCCGTTGCGTCCGCTGGCGCGCCGCAGCCGGCTGTCGAGCAGCAGTACCAGCCCGGCGACCGCGTGTACCATCCCGCCTTCGGCTCGGGAATCGTCGTGACCAGCGTGCTCGCCCGGGGTGATGAGGAGATCACCGTGGCCTTCGAAGGCAAGGGGGTGAAGAAGCTCTCCGTGGCCTACGCCCCGCTGCAGCGGAAGTAGGGATGGGGCGCCTCCAGTTCGCGGAGCGACGCCTGGCTGCCCTGAGGGGACGCAGCCTCGACCGCCGACTGACGACGGTCGCTCGCGGCGCGGACCCTTGGGTCGAGGTCGATGGGCGAAAGCTTCTGAACCTCAGCTCGAACAATTATCTCGGGCTCGCCAACCATCCGGTGGTCGTCGCCGCCGCGGCGGAGGCAGGGGAGAAGTACGGCTGGGGCGCGGGCTCGTCGCGCCTGGTCGCCGGATCATCGCCCCTGTGTGATCTCTTGGAGGAGCGGCTCGCGCAGTTCAAGGGGAGCGAGCGCGCCCTGCTCTTCACCAGCGGCTATACCGCGAACGTGGGATTGATCCCATCGCTCGTGGGGCCCGGAGACGTCGTCGTCGGGGACGAGCTGAACCATGCGAGCCTCATCGACGGGTGCAGGCTGAGCCGCGCCGACTTCTCGGCCTTCCGCCACAGAAACGTGGAGGCGCTCGACTCCCAGCTTGCGCGGGCGGTCCGACATTCGCCGCGCGGCAGGCGGCTGGTGGTGACGGACACCGTCTTCAGTATGGATGGCGACCTGGCTCCACTGGAGGCGATCGCCGAGGTGTGCGATCGATACGAAGCGATGCTGGTGGTGGACGAGGCCCATGCCACCGGGTGCATCGGGGCAGGCGGCCGTGGACTGGTGTCCCAGCTCGGGATGGAGGATCGCGTCACCGCTGCGGTCGGAACCCTCAGCAAAGCGCTTGGGAGCTTCGGGGCCTTCGTATCGGGAGAGCGCTTGCTCGCCGACTATCTCGTGTCGACGGCGCGAAGCTTCATGTTTACGACGGCCTTGCCGCCGCCGGTCGTCGCGGCATCGGTCGCCGCGCTCGATCTCCTCGAGGCTAACCCGGCGCTCGTCGACCAGCTCCAGGAGAACGCGGGCGTGCTCCGCGCGGCGCTTCGCGCGTCCGGATTCGATACGGGCGACTCAGAGACGCAGATCATCCCCGTGCTCGTCGGAGATTCGGGGACGGCAGTGAAGATGGCGTCTGCCCTTCGGCAGGAGGGCGTCTATGCCGTGGCCATTCGGCCTCCCACCGTGCCGGCGAACGCGGCCCGGATCCGCGTGTCGGCGATGGCGACCCACACGCGCGATGACCTGACATTTGCCATCGAGACCTTCGTGCGCGTCGGCGAGCGGATCGGTCTGCTCGCCTCAGCCGGGTCCGGAGCTAGCCGTGTCACCGGGTCCTGACGAGGCAGCCTCCGCCTCAACACTCGTCGCAGTGGAAGACCTCGATGCCGACGACAAGCGCTTCCTGTGGCACCCGTTCACCCAGCAACAGGATTGGGAGGCCGAGCCGCAGATCGTCATCGATCGGGGGGAGGGGTCGTTCCTCATCGACGATCGGGGGAACCGGTATCTCGACGGGGTGTCCTCGCTCTGGGTGAACCTCCACGGGCACGCGCGGCCCGAGATGAATCAGGCCATCGCCGCTCAGCTCGCCCGGGTCGCCCACTCCACCTTTCTCGGCCTGACCCACGCGCCCGCGGTGAGGCTCGCGCGGCGGCTCGTCGACCTGGCGCCGGGCCGCCTGTCGCGCGTGTTCTATTCGGACACCGGGGCGGCCGCTGTTGAGATTGCAATCAAGATGGCGCTCCAATACTGGCAGCAGTGCGAGCATCCACAACCCCGGAAGACCAAGTACTTCTCGCTGTGGAACGCGTACCACGGTGATACAGTCGGAGCGCTCAGCGTGGGCGGAGTTGAAGCGTACCAGCGCGTTTACCGACCGCTGGTGTTTCCGACCGTGAAGGCGCACTCAGCCCACTGCTATCGCTGCCATCTTGGCCTGAGTTACCCCGCCTGCCACATGGCGTGCCTGGATGAAGTCGACCGCCTTATCACCGAGCATGCTGACGAGCTGGCGGCCGTCATCATGGAGCCGCTCGTGCAGGGCGCCGCGGGGATGCTGGTCTATCCACCCAGCTACACGCGCGCCGTTCGGGAGATCGCGCGGCGGAACAACGTGCTTTTTATCGCGGACGAGGTGGCCACTGGATTTGGCCGCACGGGGCGCATGTTCGCCTGCGAGCATGAGGGCGTCGATCCCGACCTCATGGCCCTCGGGAAGGGCATCAGCGGCGGGTACCTTCCGCTGGCGGCGACTCTGGCGACCGAGGAGATCTACCGGGCGTTTCTGGGGCCCATCGACCAGGGGCGCACCTTCTACCACGGGCACACGTATACTGGGAACCCGCTGGCCTGCGCCGCCGGGCTCGCCAGCCTCGACATCTTCGAGCGCGAGCGGGTGCTCGATCACGTCTCGCGATCCATCGAGCAGCTCCGGGCGGGCCTGGCGCGGTTCCGGGAGCTGGAACACGTAGGAGACGTCCGGCAATGTGGCATGATCGCGGGTATCGAGCTGGTCCGGGACCGCGCGTCTCGGCTGCCATTTCCAGCCAGCGAGCGAGTCGGCGTGCAGGTCATCAAAGAAGCGCGAGCGCGGGGCGTCATACTCCGGCCCCTGGGTGACGTCATCGTACTCATGCCTCCGCTGTCGATCTCCGGCGACGAGATGCAGATACTTCTCGACGTAACGTTCGACTCCATCGCCGCCGTAGAGCAGCGAGTGGCCGCATGAGCGTCCCTGCCTTCGATCTCGGGGCACCTGCGGTCTTCGTCACAGGGACCGACACGGGAGTCGGGAAGACGGTCGTCGCAGGAATGCTGGTCGCCGCCGCGCGCCAATGTGGCGTGCGCGTCGGCGTGATGAAGCCCGTCGAGTCCGGATGCCGGAAATTCGACGGTCGCCCCGTCCCCCAGGACGCGGTGTTCCTGCGCGAGCTGGCGGGGTGCAGGACCCCGCTCGATGCCGTCACACCCTACGCCCTCGAGCATCCCCTCGCGCCCGCTCTCGCTGCCGAGATGGAGGATGTGGTCATCGACGTCGGGAGGATCGTTCTCGGCTTTCGCTCGCTCGCCGCTCAGTACTCATGCGTCGTGGTCGAGGGGGCTGGTGGCCTGCTCACTCCGCTTGCCGGGGGGCTGACGATGCGCGATCTGGCCGCGCAGCTTCGCGTGCCGGTGTTGATCGTGGCGAGAAACACGCTGGGCGCCATCAACCACGCGTCGCTCACGGTGGAGTCGGCGCGCGCCGCTGGTCTCGAGGTCCTCGGCATCGTCCTGAACCGCGTGGGGTTCGAACAGGACGCGGCGACGCGGACCAACGCGGTCTCATTGCGGCGCTGGGGGCGCGCTCACCTCATCGGCGAGGTGCCCTTTCTTCCGAGCCTGGACAGCGGGACGCTGGCCATGTATGGCTTTCACCTCGCCGAGCAGATCTCCATTGCGTGGGCGCGCGCGCATCCGCGTGACCTGCGGGCTCAGCACGCCGCGCTGCGACGCCGCCGCCGAGGCGAGCGGCGTGCGTGATCGAAAATGGGAGTATCGCTGTCGATGACGACCGACTTTCGCGCCTTGGCCGACAAGTCCATGGCGGGCATCGCCCTCAGCAGACAGGAGTGCGAGGCGGTGCTGCGCTGCCCGGATGATGAGATCCTCGCCCTCCTCGACGCGGCGTACCGGGTCCGCCTGGCGCACTGTGGAAATCGCGTCCACCTCCACATGCTCATCAACGCGAAGAGTGGCCTTTGCCCGGAAGACTGTCACTACTGCGCGCAGTCAAAGATCTCCGAGGCGGACATCGCGAAGTATCCGCTGGTGAGCATGGATGCCCTTCTGGACGGAGCTCGCCGGGCCTACCAGGCGCGCACCCGCCGCTATTGCATCGTCATCAGTGGGAGGGGCCCCACGCCGCGCGAAGTCGATTATCTGGTGAACGCGGTTCGTCGCATCAAGCAGGAAGTGGACGTGGGCATCTGCTGCTCTGTGGGTCTGCTCTCGGAGGACGACGCAGTTCGGCTCCGGGACGCTGGCGTCGAGCAGCTCAACCACAATCTGAACACGAGTGAGCGCTACTACTCGGAGATCTGCACCACGCACACCTATCAGGATCGCGTCGATACGCTGCACGCCGCCCGGCGAGCCGGCCTGAGCCTCTGTACCGGCGCCATCTTTGGCCAGGGCGAGACTGAGGACGACGTCATCGACGTGTGCATGGCGCTCCGAGACCTCGATCCGCAGTCGATACCCGTCAACTTTCTGCTGCCGATCCCCGGAACGCCGCTCGAGGCTCAGGGGCCGCCCACTCCCCAGCGGTGCTTGAAGATCCTGTGCCTCATGCGATTCCTGAATCCCCGTCAGGAGATTCGCGTGTCGGCCGGCCGGGAGGCGCACCTCCGCTCGCTGCAGCCCCTCGCGCTCTACCCCGCGAACTCCGTGTTCGTCTCGGGTTACCTCACGACGCCCGGCCAGCCGTATCAGGAAACGTGGAAGATGATCGAGGACCTCGGATTCGAGATCGAGACCCATGTCGGGGGGTGATGGCCGCCACGCGGCCCCGCTGGGCGGCCACCGCGTCGTCGTGACCGGCGTAGGCGTCGTCACGCCCCTCGGGTGCTCTGTCGCGGCGCTGTGGCGTTCGTTGTGCGAAGGACGAGCGGCCGCGGGGCCCATCACTCGCTTCGATGCATCGGGCTTCGAGGCGCGGATCGCCGCCGAAGTGCGCGATCCGGTCGAGATCGAAGGCGTGCCGGATCCGAAGCTCGACCGCTGCGCTCGGTTCGCCCTGGCCGCCGCGAGAGTGGCGTGGTCGGACGCGGGGCTCGGGCGGATCGACGATCCGTACGAGGCGGGCGTCGTCATCGGGTCGAGCCACGGCGGAGAGGCCACCGCGCTGAACGCCATCCGGACGCTGTGCACAGCCGAACGGCCGAGGGTGAGCGCGCGGCTGATCCCCCGCATGCTGGCGAACATGCCGTCCGCCCATGTGGCCATCGATCTCGGCCTCCGCGGCCCGAGCTTCGCCGTGACGTCGGCGTGCGCGACCGGCGCCCAGGCGATTGGCGAGGCCGCCGAGATCATTCGAAGGGGCGACGCGCGGATCATGGTGTGCGGGGGGGCCGACGCGTGCATCACCCCGCTTACCGTCGCTGGCGATCAGGCGGCTGGCGCGTTGTCGACGCGGAGTGACGATCCGGCTTCGGCCAGCCGTCCCTTCGACCGCTCCCGCGACGGCTTCGTGATTGGCGAGGGGGCCGGGATCCTGGTGCTGGAGGAGCGGAGCGCCGCGCTCTGGCGAGGGGCAAGAATCCGTGGCGAGATCGCCGGGTACGCGGCTACCACCGACGCGCACCACGAGACGCGCCCGGATCCTGATGCGGAGCCGCTCGCGCGCGCCATCGATCGCGCCGTCGAAAAGGCGGGCATCTCGCGCAGTGAGATCGATGCGATTTTCGCCCATGCGACTGGAACCGTGATTGGGGATGCGGCGGAGGCGGCAGCGTTTCGCCGGGTCTTCGGCGATGGCCTGCGTGAGATCCCGGTCACGGCGATCAAAGGCGGGCTGGGCCATCTCATGGGCGCGGCGGGCTCGGTTCAAGCCATCGTGGCGCTCCAGGCCCTGGACCATCAGATGCTGCCGCCCACGCGCAATTGCGATGATCCGGACCCGACCCTCGGGCTGTCGATCGTGGCCGGCGAGGCGCGGCCGGCGCGGCTCTCCACCGTGCTCTCGACGTCGTCCGGTTTTGGCGGACATAACGTCGCGCTGGTCCTTCAGGGCTCCAGGACGCAAGGAGCTGGCCGCATCGTGTGATTGTGGCTCGACGGTCGGCGGTTAGCTGGGCCTCTTCGCGGAAGCCCCCAGTGGCCAGCGATCCGTCGTGACCCACAGGGCGGAGCCGTCGGTCGCCAGCTCGACGGTTCCGTGCAGGTCGGTCCGAAACAGCGACGTGTCCGCGAGCAATTCCACGGTATCTCGCGAAGGGCGGCCGGCGTGGTCGCCGCTGGCGACGGAGATCACGGCAACAGACGGCTGCACCGACCGCAGGAGCTGGGCGCTCACGGCTCCATTTGGCCCTGCCCACGGCACGAGGATCGCGTTCGCGGAGATCGGCCACCCCGCGCGTTCCGCGCGGAGCGCCTCCTGGGCTGTTGCCGACGGCGCCATGAGGACGCTCACCGAGCCGCGACGGACCCGGACCAGCAGGCTCCGCTGCGGCGTCGGGTCTCGGTCGCTCGGGGCTGCCGTAGCCTGAGTTGGGAACAGGTCGAGAGCTACGCCCGCATCCAGGGCGACGCTGATCGGCGCATCCACGGTCACGACGTGGTCGGTCCCTGACGCGAGAGCCCACTGCTGCGCGGCGGCCGACGCGATCGAGTCCGCCGTGCGAAACGCAATGGCGGGCTGATAACGCTGAACCGCGGCCGTTGCGCCCGGAAGGCGCTCCCTGTCAGCCCGAGTGAGCACCGCAATGGCCAGGCTGTGCTCGACGAGGCCCATCCGTCGGCCGAGCTGTTCGAGAACCGCCGCCGGCGTTGCGCCACCATCGATCAGGACGCTCTTCCCCGCGGGCGTCCGCACCAGCACCGCGTCTCCATCGCCGACGTCCAGGATGCTGATGCTGAGCGGACGGTCGCCCCCCACGGCCGGCGCCCAGGTGAGGCCCAGGCCGATGGCGAGGACGCCGATGGCCGAGGCAGCCGGTCGAGCTATCGCCGGGCGCATCGCGGCGGACCACAGGTCCTGTCCCTCGGGCGTCCCCGCCAACGCCCAGCCCAGCAAGGCGACGGCGTAGGCGACCGTAAGAGACGGGGGCACATCGCCGATGCCCGCGATGGCGACCGGTATGCGAGCCGCGGCCTCGATGATCGCCACCATCGCCACGGTCGGGATTCCGACGACCCATGCCGCCGCCGACGCCAGGGGCGGAGCGCCCAGCATGATCGGCAGCGTGAGGAAGCCGCCGATCGTCGCCCAAGGGATCAGCGGCGCAACAAGCAGGTTCGCGAGCGGCGAGACGATCGAGACCTGGTGAACGACGGTCGCGAGGATGGGGAGCGTCGGCAGCTCCGCCGCGATCGTGGCGGAGACCGGATCGCGGATGGCGCTGGGCATCCAGGGGAACAGCGCGGCGACGCGCGGCTGAAGGGCGATGAGGCCGAGCGTGGCAAGAGCCGAAAGCTGAAAGCTCAAGTCTGTGACGAGCAGGGGGTCAATGGCGATCAACAGCGCGCCCGTGAGGGTCAGGGCGAGCAGCGCGTCTCGGCCGCGTCCGGTCCTGATCGCGACCAGGCCGATGGTCGCCATGATCGCCGCGCGCAGGGTCGGTCCTCCGGATCCGGCGACGGCGGCAAAGAGCCAGACGCCTCCAAGAGGGAGCAGCGTCGCGACGAGCCGCCAGCGCGAGGCGAGCCGCGCGAGCGCCGCTGCGACGAGGGTGACGTTGTAGCCCGACACAACCACGATGTGCGTCGTGCCCGAGGCGACGAGCGCACGGCGAAATTCCTCGCTGGTCCCGCTGGTCGCTCCGACGAGCAATCCGCCGAGAAGCGCCGCCTCCGGCTCCGGTAGCGTCCGGTCGATGGCCGCGGAGATGCGCCGGCGAGCCGCGGAGAGCGCGAATTCGATCCCATTTGGCGCGCCATCGCCCGTCACAGCGATTCGCGGATAGGCGGCGACAGCCGCGACGCCGCGCGCCCGCAGCCTGGCGCCGTCGGCCGTTTCGGGGCGAACCGGATCGAGTCGAGCCGCGACCTCGACTCGATCCCACTGGACGACCGGAGCCAGGGCCGGAAGATACAGAAGGACGAGCCCCGGCGGAGGACTTGCCGATTCCGGACTGATTACCCGATCGACACTGACGTACGCACGTGCCGTTTGCCCGCGCTGCTCGACCGGCGCCACGATCACGCCTGACGCACGAATTTCAGAGGTTGGCGCATCCGTCCAAGGTTTGCCCCAGGCTTCGAATCCCACGGCGGCGCGCCAAATGCCGAGCGCCAGCGCTGCGACCGCGAAAAACATGGCGCTCTGAACCCGCCTGAGCACGAGGCAGGCTGCGGCCGCCGCGACGGCGCCGCACGCGACGGTCGAGCCAACGGGGAGCCAGAGATCGGCGACACGGCCAGGGACCGCCGCGACGAGGGCCGTCCCGACGATGAAGAGCGCGCCGCAGACTGGGACGGCGCTCGATCTCGGCATCAGTCGACGGAGATTAGTGTCTTGATGCGCTCATAGGTCGATGCAGTGACGAGCCGCTCCTCGCGGAGCTGCTCGATGCGCGCGAACGGCCCGGCCGCCGTCCTCCGATCTACGATTCGGCCGGCCGTCACGGGCCCAATTCCCGGTAGAGATTCCAGCACTCGCTGGCTCGCCGTGTTGATGTTGATCGTGGGGCTGCCGGGCGGGGCCGCCGCCGCGCTGGAGCCCGAGGCGGCCGCCGAGGACCGCGGCGGCTCCGTTCCGGTAGCCTGATCCTCCGAGCGTTTCATCGGGATGACGAGCTTCTGGCCGTCGGCGACGCGCGCCGCGAGGTTCAGCTCGCTCAAGTCGGCCTCGTCGGTCGCCCCGCCCGCCGCGTCGATGGCCTCAAAGACGCGCCCGCCGGTCGCCAGGACATAGACACCGGGCGCTGATACAGCGCCGTCCACGTGGACGTAGAGGATCGACGTTGGCGTTGGAATCGGATCGAGCGGCCGGACTTCGATGGGTGCCGGTTGCTGGCGCCCGAGATTCAGCAGCATGACGAGGAGTCCGGCGGCGAGCGCGGCCGCGACGGGAACGCCATTGGCCATGAGCCAGCTCTTCACGTGAGTCTTTCCAAAGAGGCTTGGCGCGCGTCACGCGCCTGCGGACCTTCAGCGCGCATCGGCGCCCGTATGGTACGCAGCGTGCCGCTTCTTGTCACGGATGGCGCGTTGCCGTGCCCCGGATTCTCTGCTAGAGTAGGCTCGCGTACCTCAGGGAGGGAGTCAGATGAACACGTTTTTCGCCGTCGTCATCGGACTTGTCGCAAGCTACCTGGGCTACAACCAGTACGCGCGCAGAATCGACCGCGAGGTGATCCAATCGGATCCCAAGCGGATGACTCCGGCTCGGCTGTACACGGACGGCGTTGACTTCGTGCCAACGAGCCGGAATGTGCTCTTTGGCTACCACTTCAAATCTATTGCCGCGGCCGGGCCTATCGTTGGCGCGATCACCGCGGCGAATCTGTGGGGCTGGCTTCCGGCCATCATCTGGCTCGTGCTCGGAGTCGTCTTCATCGGCTGGGTGTCGGACTACACGGCCATCGTCGTCTCGATCCGAAACGAGGGGAACAGCCTGAGCGCGATCGCCCATCGGCTCATCGCTCCACGCACCCGCATCATCCTGTTCATTTTCATCTTCTTCTACCTGCTGCTCATCGGCGGCGCCTTCGGCGGGATCCTAGCTGACGTCATGAACTCCCAATCTCAGGCGCCGCTCGGCATCATCGTGCTCATGCTCATGGGCCTGCTCCTGGGCCAGATGCTGTATCGGTGGCGCGTGCCGTTGATCGCCGCAAGCCTGATCACCGTCGGCGTCACGTTTGCCGCGATCCTGCTCGGCCCGGCCAGCGCTGGCTTCTTCAAGGATGGATTGGACGGCGCGATCAACGCCATCACCGGAGGCCAGCCCGTCGTGCAGTATTTCGATCCCACGGTGGCCGATCCGAAGACCGGGCTCATCGTCGGGGCTGACAGGCAGATCCTGCCCAGCTTCATCTTCTGGGCGCTCTTCATTCTGGCATTCTGTTACTTTGGGTCCGTGCTTCCTATCTGGCGCTGGGCCCAGCCGGTCGTCTACATCGGCTTCTGGATCACGGCGACGGCGATGCTGCTCGGTCTGGCCGGGGCTGCCCTGGCGCTGTTCCTCAAGCCCGACGTGGCCATGCTCAAGCTCGCTGCGTTTAAGGGTTGGGACACCGGGGTCGGTGGGGCGCTCCAGCCCATCTGGCCCATGTTGTTCGTAACGATCGCGTGCGGCGCAATTTCCGGCTGGCACGCCCTGTTCGGATCCGTGGGGACGGCGCGGCAGCTCGAGTACGAGACCGACGCGCTCCCAGTTGGCGGCGGATCGATGTTCATGGAGTTCCTGCTCGGCCTCCTCGCGCTCCTCGCCGTAAGCGTTGGCGGTGGAGGAGGCGCGGGCGCCTTCGCAAACGGCCTGGCCAGCTTCATGAATGTGTTCGGCATTCCGCTGGAGTACGGGCGCGCGCTGGCGTTCGCCGCCTTCGTCGTCATCGTCCTCGTGGTCACCCAGCTCGTCTTCCGAATCATGCGGGTCACCTTGGCCGAGTGGCTCGGCGATGCGTGGCCGGCCCTCCGAAACATCCACGTTTCCACGATCGTGTCGCTCGCGCTGGCGTTCTTCTTGGTCATGACCGGGACGTGGATCTACCTCTGGCAGCTCTTCGGGGGCGCCAACCAGCTCATGGCGTCGCTCTCGCTGCTGGTGGTCACGGTGTGGCTCGTGTCTATCGGACGCAAGGCGGCGTGGGTCGGAATTCCGATGCTGTTCATGTACGTCACCACCGTTGCGGCCAACCTGGTCACCGCCTATAACCTCTATGTCACGGTGTTCGTCGCCAACGTTGGCCAGCCGGGCCGAATCATCCCCGTCATCGGGTCCGGGCTGATGATCGTCGTTGCGCTGCTTCTCGTCGGTGCGGCGCTCGTGATCGGGTACGACGGTTGGCAGGCGTTCCGTCGCTATCGGGCACAGCCGGTCGTCCGGGCGGCCGCGCCCGCTTCATAGAGGGTGTGGGGCGACCGGTCGTGAACGTACAGCGGCTGCGTCGCGCCATCGGCGAGTTCCTTTTCGGCATGGCGGGTTACGAATTCGCCCGCGAGGCCGCGCACATGCGCAGCGAGCTGAACGTCTTGCTCATGCTGATGTGCTTCGGGGACGTGATCGGGGTGCCCGTCATGCCGCCGACGTACGCGTTGCGGCTGCTTCCTTACATCGCGAGGGACCTCGATGCATGGAAGCGGAGCGTGCTGCGGGAGAGGCACCCGCTGGACAAAGAAGAATTCGATCTGATCGAGATGTAAGGAGGTTTGCGCGATGGAGCCCGAGAGTGAGCCGAAAGGACTCCGAGGTTTCCTCCGCGGGTTCAAAGAAGTCGTGTACGGCATGGCCTCCCACGACATGGCGCGGCAGGCCATCCGGACGC from Chloroflexota bacterium encodes the following:
- a CDS encoding UvrD-helicase domain-containing protein, which gives rise to MLYLDGLNPPQREAALAVHGPLLIVAGPGSGKTRVIVHRIAHLVLGESVRPWNVLAVTFTNKAAREMRERLDDLLGRAGEGIAVGTFHAQCARILRRDGAVIGVDPRFAIYDDGDQIGLVRRILQEMEIDEKRFPPRAFLSAISSAKSELIDERSYARSAQGFWQERVLAVFNRYQEALAENHALDFDDLIGETVRLFRERPDVLEKYQDRFLYILVDEFQDTNVAQYQLVKLLGQKHRNVCVVGDEDQSVYSWRKADFRNLMNFEADFSEARVIFLEQNYRSTQTILDVAQSVIGANQVRKDKRLWTENERGQPVTVHEAFNEEDEAQFTIREVERLVRMEGIRYSDIAVMYRTNVQSRPLEDAFVRMGVPYKLIGGTRFYERKEVKDVLAYLRLALNPLDTVSLVRILNVPARGIGDRTANEIQRWAGRHGRSIFETLEEVATGDGSEPGSAGALLQTRARNAVRGFVDLIRLLGRAAQEMTPLDLLDLLLERSGYAASVRDGTDAGEERWANITELRTKAQAFAELAPPLGLAALLEEVSLVQDVDSYDPASDGVTLITLHAAKGLEFPYVIIVGMEEGLCPHSRSMDDPTQMEEERRLVYVGITRAMRGLCLVHAHHRTLYGNSMINQPSRFLGDIPLELTREAFPSVRARGLVPNGRVAAGAQWRPVNGSTEPAAVASAGAPQPAVEQQYQPGDRVYHPAFGSGIVVTSVLARGDEEITVAFEGKGVKKLSVAYAPLQRK
- the bioF gene encoding 8-amino-7-oxononanoate synthase; protein product: MGRLQFAERRLAALRGRSLDRRLTTVARGADPWVEVDGRKLLNLSSNNYLGLANHPVVVAAAAEAGEKYGWGAGSSRLVAGSSPLCDLLEERLAQFKGSERALLFTSGYTANVGLIPSLVGPGDVVVGDELNHASLIDGCRLSRADFSAFRHRNVEALDSQLARAVRHSPRGRRLVVTDTVFSMDGDLAPLEAIAEVCDRYEAMLVVDEAHATGCIGAGGRGLVSQLGMEDRVTAAVGTLSKALGSFGAFVSGERLLADYLVSTARSFMFTTALPPPVVAASVAALDLLEANPALVDQLQENAGVLRAALRASGFDTGDSETQIIPVLVGDSGTAVKMASALRQEGVYAVAIRPPTVPANAARIRVSAMATHTRDDLTFAIETFVRVGERIGLLASAGSGASRVTGS
- the bioA gene encoding adenosylmethionine--8-amino-7-oxononanoate transaminase, translating into MSPGPDEAASASTLVAVEDLDADDKRFLWHPFTQQQDWEAEPQIVIDRGEGSFLIDDRGNRYLDGVSSLWVNLHGHARPEMNQAIAAQLARVAHSTFLGLTHAPAVRLARRLVDLAPGRLSRVFYSDTGAAAVEIAIKMALQYWQQCEHPQPRKTKYFSLWNAYHGDTVGALSVGGVEAYQRVYRPLVFPTVKAHSAHCYRCHLGLSYPACHMACLDEVDRLITEHADELAAVIMEPLVQGAAGMLVYPPSYTRAVREIARRNNVLFIADEVATGFGRTGRMFACEHEGVDPDLMALGKGISGGYLPLAATLATEEIYRAFLGPIDQGRTFYHGHTYTGNPLACAAGLASLDIFERERVLDHVSRSIEQLRAGLARFRELEHVGDVRQCGMIAGIELVRDRASRLPFPASERVGVQVIKEARARGVILRPLGDVIVLMPPLSISGDEMQILLDVTFDSIAAVEQRVAA
- the bioD gene encoding dethiobiotin synthase yields the protein MSVPAFDLGAPAVFVTGTDTGVGKTVVAGMLVAAARQCGVRVGVMKPVESGCRKFDGRPVPQDAVFLRELAGCRTPLDAVTPYALEHPLAPALAAEMEDVVIDVGRIVLGFRSLAAQYSCVVVEGAGGLLTPLAGGLTMRDLAAQLRVPVLIVARNTLGAINHASLTVESARAAGLEVLGIVLNRVGFEQDAATRTNAVSLRRWGRAHLIGEVPFLPSLDSGTLAMYGFHLAEQISIAWARAHPRDLRAQHAALRRRRRGERRA
- the bioB gene encoding biotin synthase BioB, whose translation is MTTDFRALADKSMAGIALSRQECEAVLRCPDDEILALLDAAYRVRLAHCGNRVHLHMLINAKSGLCPEDCHYCAQSKISEADIAKYPLVSMDALLDGARRAYQARTRRYCIVISGRGPTPREVDYLVNAVRRIKQEVDVGICCSVGLLSEDDAVRLRDAGVEQLNHNLNTSERYYSEICTTHTYQDRVDTLHAARRAGLSLCTGAIFGQGETEDDVIDVCMALRDLDPQSIPVNFLLPIPGTPLEAQGPPTPQRCLKILCLMRFLNPRQEIRVSAGREAHLRSLQPLALYPANSVFVSGYLTTPGQPYQETWKMIEDLGFEIETHVGG
- a CDS encoding beta-ketoacyl-[acyl-carrier-protein] synthase family protein; its protein translation is MSGGDGRHAAPLGGHRVVVTGVGVVTPLGCSVAALWRSLCEGRAAAGPITRFDASGFEARIAAEVRDPVEIEGVPDPKLDRCARFALAAARVAWSDAGLGRIDDPYEAGVVIGSSHGGEATALNAIRTLCTAERPRVSARLIPRMLANMPSAHVAIDLGLRGPSFAVTSACATGAQAIGEAAEIIRRGDARIMVCGGADACITPLTVAGDQAAGALSTRSDDPASASRPFDRSRDGFVIGEGAGILVLEERSAALWRGARIRGEIAGYAATTDAHHETRPDPDAEPLARAIDRAVEKAGISRSEIDAIFAHATGTVIGDAAEAAAFRRVFGDGLREIPVTAIKGGLGHLMGAAGSVQAIVALQALDHQMLPPTRNCDDPDPTLGLSIVAGEARPARLSTVLSTSSGFGGHNVALVLQGSRTQGAGRIV